From Rutidosis leptorrhynchoides isolate AG116_Rl617_1_P2 chromosome 3, CSIRO_AGI_Rlap_v1, whole genome shotgun sequence, a single genomic window includes:
- the LOC139900490 gene encoding uncharacterized protein, translating into MDYTIRPIDPDYDLGFIYGCDDLLFTLKIHHGGEFTDAPGREYVNGKVSYIDFIDMDMFSIHELDHLIQDLGYDGFKVIVYHFLRPGSDLDFGLEPLGSDDDVRNMLKYVKESRKKNRVVEMSVYTEHELNPKVIVPEFVSPAGRSKFVLKEIVEEEEITVKKKPKGKKGKVAKKLVVEGAEVTVSEVPLVPACEVPVVMDEANNVEDDEPLVLSSEVPVVSEVPLDPACEVSVIRDEANNVEDDEPVVLSSEAPVVSEEGVEDDQPEALIESDNDDDEDDAEFIVDEENDIFDEFVDMREFVNNIDIDVEYMGNSTKQPTEAQKDDYVDNEVFGIDQFDSDIGDEDDPGFMRKKKIKQLKAQEQERPIGVGTIRFIHGQEFGTKAEVTEAINLHAVESRRNLVIVKNDKIRVRARCEGVVWKESGQTSKDVKVGETSGTKLKVGNKGKKTNTPTTPNKDKNKKSHHRAKHIECDWVLHVSKEPNADTWVVKTYRDRHDCFESRIIRQCTSKLLSKQLVDHLQTNPEIPVKAVKAQLEKDLEVKIHPHKAFRALQKARQLIKGSYMDQYGELRDYILELRRSNPGSTVKLEVEDCDTPSSMTRVFKRIYICLGPLKRGFNAIGRDLLGLDGAFMKEPASGFMLTAVGLDSNNGIYPLAYAIVESECYSSWLWFLELLARDLDLTEMSNFTFISDRQKGLIAAVGKVFPVAEHRFCLRHIQQNMKKYWSGVAYKNHLWACASATTVPQFERRMAEFKDFSEPAHLYLSKIQPAQWARSHFTGRAHSDILLNNHCEVLNRWLCEARDKPIITALEYIRTYLMKRIANVRTTISKSKGPLTPAATKMFDNIKKEAMKCDVIWNGDDKYQVNGHHHDQCVVDMTLRTCSCRKWELTGMPCKHAVAAMLNMSVYSQDVVLESNVHPVYWLSTWEQTYSHTINPVKGKSEWVKSPVPTTLVCPKKIPTAGRPKKNRRKSLEEKDDMVNKGKLSKKGTSIKCSRCGIYGHNVRGCPTRGEGLKRKQASGKGANKQSSGKGSKKKAKTGNGGP; encoded by the exons ATGGATTACACAATTCGACCTATAGATCCTGATTATGATCTTGGATTTATTTACG GGTGTGATGATTTACTGTTTACACTAAAGATTCATCATGGTGGAGAGTTTACTGATGCTCCAGGAAGGGAATATGTGAATGGGAAAGTAAGTTACATTGATTTTATTGACATGGATATGTTTTCAATACATGAGCTTGACCATCTCATTCAGGACTTGGGATATGATGGTTTCAAGGTGATAGTATATCACTTTCTTAGGCCTGGTAGTGACCTTGATTTTGGTTTAGAACCATtaggttcagatgatgatgttagaAATATGCTTAAATATGTCAAAGAAAGTAGGAAGAAGAATAGGGTTGTGGAAATGTCTGTTTACACAGAACATGAACTCAACCCAAAGGTGATTGTGCCTGAGTTTGTTAGTCCAGCTGGTAGAAGTAAATTTGTGCTAAAGGAGATAGTTGAGGAAGAGGAAATAACAGTTAAGAAAAAACCAAAAGGTAAAAAAGGCAAAGTTGCTAAGAAGCTAGTTGTAGAAGGAGCTGAAGTAACAGTTAGTGAAGTTCCATTGGTCCCTGCATGTGAAGTTCCAGTAGTAATGGATGAAGCTAataatgttgaagatgatgaaccatTGGTGCTATCTAGTGAAGTTCCAGTAGTTAGTGAAGTTCCATTGGACCCTGCATGTGAAGTTTCAGTAATTAGGGATGAAGCTAataatgttgaagatgatgaaccaGTGGTCCTTTCTAGTGAAGCTCCAGTAGTTAGTGAAGAAGGTGTTGAAGATGATCAGCCTGAGGCATTAATTGaaagtgataatgatgatgatgaagatgatgctgAGTttattgtagatgaagagaatgaTATATTTGATGAGTTTGTTGACATGAGAGAATTTGTAAACAATATTGATATTGATGTAGAATACATGGGAAATTCAACCAAACAACCTACTGAAGCACAAAAGGATGACTATGTTGATAATGAAGTTTTTGGTATTGATCAATTTGATAGTGATATTGGTGATGAGGATGACCCTGGTTTTatgaggaaaaaaaaaattaaacaattgAAGGCACAAGAGCAGGAAAGACCAATTGGAGTTGGTACTATTAGGTTCATTCATGGTCAAGAGTTTGGAACTAAGGCAGAGGTTACAGAAGCAATAAATTTGCATGCAGTTGAGAGTAGAAGGAATCTGGTAATAGTGAAAAATGACAAGATTAGAGTGAGGGCAAGGTGTGAGGGTGTTGTTTGGAAAGAgtctggtcaaacttcaaaagatgTGAAGGTAGGTGAGACTAGTGGGACCAAATTAAAGGTGGGAAATAAAGGGAAAAAGACAAATACACCCACTACACCcaataaagataagaataaaaaatcACATCATAGGGCAAAGCACATTGAATGTGACTGGGTTTTACATGTGTCCAAGGAACCTAATGCAGATACATGGGTGGTTAAAACATACAGAGATCGGCATGATTGTTTTGAATCAAGAATCATTAGGCAATGTACATCAAAATTACTTTCTAAACAGTTGGTTGATCATTTACAAACAAACCCAGAAATCCCAGTGAAAGCAGTGAAAGCCCAATTAGAGAAGGATTTGGAGGTCAAAATACATCCACATAAAGCTTTTAGGGCACTTCAAAAAGCCAGACAATTGATAAAGGGAAGCTACATGGATCAATATGGAGAACTAAGAGATTATATACTTGAACTGAGAAGGTCTAACCCTGGTAGCACTGTTAAGCTTGAGGTAGAAGATTGTGATACACCATCATCAATGACAAGAGTGTTCAAAAGGATTTACATATGTTTGGGTCCATTGAAAAGAGGTTTTAATGCTATTGGAAGAGATCTTCTTGGTTTGGATGGAGCTTTTATGAAAGAACCAGCTAGTGGTTTTATGTTAACAGCTGTTGGTCTTGACTCCAATAATGGAATATACCCTCTTGCTTATGCAATTGTGGAATCAGAATGCTACAGTTCATGGTTGTGGTTTCTTGAATTATTGGCTAGAGACTTGGATTTGACTGAGATGTCCAATTTCACTTTCATAAGTGATAGGCAGAAG GGACTAATAGCTGCTGTTGGTAAAGTTTTTCCTGTGGCTGAACATAGATTCTGTTTGAGGCACATTCAACAGAATATGAAGAAGTATTGGAGTGGGGTTGCATATAAGAATCATTTGTGGGCTTGTGCAAGTGCCACCACTGTACCTCAGTTTGAAAGGAGAATGGCTGAGTTTAAAGATTTTAGTGAACCTGCACATCTGTATCTTTCTAAAATACAACCTGCACAATGGGCAAGAAGTCATTTTACAG GGCGTGCACATTCAGACATATTGTTAAACAATCATTGTGAAGTGCTAAATAGATGGCTATGTGAGGCTAGAGACAAGCCAATCATTACTGCTTTGGAGTATATCAGAACATATTTGATGAAAAGAATTGCTAATGTTAGAACAACAATCTCAAAGTCTAAAGGGCCACTTACACCAGCTGCCACTAAGATGTTTGACAACATAAAGAAAGAAGCAATGAAATGTGATGTTATTTGGAATGGGGATGATAAGTATCAGGTGAATGGTCATCATCATGACCAATGTGTGGTTGACATGACTTTGAGAACTTGCAGCTGTAGAAAATGGGAGCTTACAGGCATGCCTTGTAAGCATGCAGTAGCTGCAATGTTGAACATGTCTGTTTATAGTCAAGATGTTGTTTTAGAGTCAAATGTTCATCCTGTTTATTGGTTATCTACTTGGGAACAAACTTATTCACATACCATTAACCCTGTGAAAGGCAAATCTGAGTGGGTCAAGTCTCCAGTACCAACAACTTTGGTATGTCCAAAAAAAATTCCAACTGCAGGTCGTCCTAAGAAGAACAGGAGGAAATcacttgaagaaaaagatgacATGGTTAATAAAGGAAAGCTGTCAAAGAAGGGTACAAGTATTAAATGTTCAAGGTGTGGAATATATGGTCATAATGTAAGGGGTTGCCCAACTAGAGGTGAAGGGTTGAAAAGAAAGCAAGCAAGTGGTAAAGGTGCCAACAAGCAATCAAGTGGTAAAGGTAGCAAGAAGAAAGCAAAAACTGGAAATGGTGGTCCTTGA